In the genome of Nitrospirota bacterium, the window GAACAGGTTGACGACATCGTCAAGACATACAGCAAATGGTTCGACTTGAAGCGCCCTGTTATAAAGAATAACTGGGCACTGGTAGAGGGGATACGTGTCTCATAACCCTGATCCTGCACAGCTACTCGTTGAGTTTCTACCCCTTCTGCAAAAAGGCAGGGCCCTCGATGTGGCAATGGGAAAGGGCCGGAATGCACTCTTTCTTGCATCACATGGCTTCAAAGTGACCGGACTTGAAAAGGATAAGGAATCAATTGATGTGTGCAGGGCAAGTGCCAGGGATACCGGGCTCAATATTGAAATCCGGGAGACAGACCTGGAAGATATGGCATCATACAAAATAGAGAACTCTTCATATGACCTCGTCATCTGCTTCTGCTACATGCAACGGAACCTTATCCCTTTGATGAAAGAGGCGCTGAAGCCTGGCGGCATCATCATATACGAAACGTTCCTGATAGATGAACACCTGACAACCGGCCATCCAAAACGTCGCGAATTCTGCTTTGAGCACAATGAACTTCTACACAACTTCCGGGATTTCCGCATCATGTACTACAGGGAGGGACAGGACGCCAATGGGACATACAAGGCAAGCCTTGTGGCACAGAAGAATTAGTGTCGCCTTCTCTTCTTATCCCATAAAACCATGACATCATAATCAGCAATCAAGCGGTCATTGGTGATTATAGACATCTTTTCTATCCATGCCTGTGCCACGAGCATGCGGTCAAAAGGGTCTCTGTTATGATCCGGCAGGCTGTAGGTATGGAGTGCATGAACTAATTGTATCGGAAGGCCGGCTATATTATTGGCAACCATCTGGTCCGGAATAAACTTTTCAGGCTTATCAGGAAGTTTCAACCTGCGCAGTTTTGTCTTAATCGCTATTTCCCAGCAACTGGCAGAACTTGAAATACCTCATTCGATTCGTCTGCTATAATTTCACGTACAGGGGGGATTAACCTTTCATCATCCATAACCCACCACAAAAAAATGTGGGTATCCAGCAAAGCCTTCACTTATCAAATTCCTTCAAAAGTCCTTCAGGCAGTGGTTTCAGGAAGTTCCGGGACATTACAACCTTGCCCTTTGCACTCCCTGGCTTTCTTTTGGCTGACAGAGCGAAAACAGGACTTATACGGGCAATGGGTTTACCCGCTTTGGCAATCAATATATCCTCGCCGCTCTCGACGCGCTTCAAAATTGCAGACAGGTGTGTTTTTGCATCATGTATGTTTATCATATGCATAGGATGAACCTCCTGACATGTAGTTAGTCAAGTTATGCTGTTTTCGTATCTTTCCTAGCGTTATTGAATACCTCAACTGCCCCTTCCACTGTGCCATTCTCATGAATAATGTGGCGTAATGCCCTTATCATCGGCACCGGGTGCGGGCTCTGCCAGATGTTTCTGCCGAGATTTATGCCGATGGCGCCTCGTTGCATGCCGTCGTGCACAAACTCAAACACCTCTTTCTCTGTGTCCACCTTCGGCCCCCCGGCGATAACTACAGGAACAGGACATCCGTTTACTACCTTATCAAAATCCTCGCACCAGTAGGTCTTAACGACCTTTGCGCCGAGTTCTGCGGCAATCCTGCAGCAGAGGCCGAGGTAGCGGGCATCGCGCTTTTCAAGCTCCCTTCCGACTGCCGTCACTGCCATTACAGGGATGCCGTACTCCTCCGCATCATTCACAAGCTGTCCGAGATTTAGCAGTGTCTGGCGCTCGTACTCGCTCCCGATAAATACCGACATACCTACTGCCGCAGCATTGAGGCGCACGGCCTCTTTTATAGAAGTGGTTATGCCCTCATTCGCCAGGTCCTTTCCTACCATGCTCGTACCGCCTGACACCCTTAATATAACCGGGATGGAATTGCCAGGCTCCACACATGAGCGCAGCACGCCCCTTGTCACAAACAGGGCGTCGCTGTATGGGAGAAGCGGCTTAATGGTCTCACCCGGTTTTTCCAGCTTCGATGTCGGCCCCTGAAAATATCCATGATCAATCGGCATAAACATGCATTTGCCATCCGGTTTTATAATCTGCGCCAAACGGTTCTTCATCCCCCAGTCCATCGTAAATCCTCCTTTTTATTTCTGCGGTTCTATAATTACCTTGATTGAATCTTTGCCATCCATGACATGCGCAAAACCCTTTACCGTATCTCCAAGGGCGAATCTGTGTGTTATCATGTCACGGACGTTAACGCGTTTGCTCCTTATCAGTTCAAGCGCAGTGATATGATCGGCACGGTCTCCGGCATATGAACTCATTAAGGACACCTCATTCCTGAACAGGAAGTCATTAAACGATATTGGTATTGTAACACCCTTATCAGTAGCTGCAAAGAATAATACCCTGCCGCCGCGTTCTGCTGACTGAAGCCCCTGTTCTATTGCAGACTTTGCACCAGTGCAAATAATTACGACATCCGCAAGCCTGCCGTCATTGATATCCCTGAGATATTCAGGGGAAAAATCCCTTGCATCTACTGCATGATTAGCACCAAAGCCTCTTGCAGATTCAAGTCTGAACTCTGATATGTCTGTTGCAATGATCCTCCCTGCACCAAGCGCCCTTGCAAGGTTGATATGGAGTATTCCCGATATACCACTGCCTACTACCAGAATACTATTTCCGGGATGTATACCCAGAAGCCTCTGACCACGCAGGACACAGGCAAGCGGCTCAACAAAGCTCCCCTCTTCAAAAGAGACCTCGTCCGGAAGGAGATATATCCCGCGGTCAACATTAATGGCCGGCAAAAGGACATATTCGGAAAAGCCACCGGGATAAAACTTTGTTTTGCGAAGCGTCTCACAAACGGTTGTATGACCATTCAGACAGTAATGACAGGTATTGCATGGCACATGGTGGGACGCGGCAATCCTGGCGCCAGCCTTGTATTGTGTAACCCCATCGC includes:
- a CDS encoding class I SAM-dependent methyltransferase, which translates into the protein MSHNPDPAQLLVEFLPLLQKGRALDVAMGKGRNALFLASHGFKVTGLEKDKESIDVCRASARDTGLNIEIRETDLEDMASYKIENSSYDLVICFCYMQRNLIPLMKEALKPGGIIIYETFLIDEHLTTGHPKRREFCFEHNELLHNFRDFRIMYYREGQDANGTYKASLVAQKN
- a CDS encoding type II toxin-antitoxin system Phd/YefM family antitoxin encodes the protein MHMINIHDAKTHLSAILKRVESGEDILIAKAGKPIARISPVFALSAKRKPGSAKGKVVMSRNFLKPLPEGLLKEFDK
- the lsrF gene encoding 3-hydroxy-5-phosphonooxypentane-2,4-dione thiolase yields the protein MDWGMKNRLAQIIKPDGKCMFMPIDHGYFQGPTSKLEKPGETIKPLLPYSDALFVTRGVLRSCVEPGNSIPVILRVSGGTSMVGKDLANEGITTSIKEAVRLNAAAVGMSVFIGSEYERQTLLNLGQLVNDAEEYGIPVMAVTAVGRELEKRDARYLGLCCRIAAELGAKVVKTYWCEDFDKVVNGCPVPVVIAGGPKVDTEKEVFEFVHDGMQRGAIGINLGRNIWQSPHPVPMIRALRHIIHENGTVEGAVEVFNNARKDTKTA
- a CDS encoding zinc-dependent dehydrogenase, encoding MRVAMYYNNRDIRVEEVPVPQVGPGEVLMKIMSSGVCGSDIMEWYRIHKAPLVLGHEVAGEIAAVGDGVTQYKAGARIAASHHVPCNTCHYCLNGHTTVCETLRKTKFYPGGFSEYVLLPAINVDRGIYLLPDEVSFEEGSFVEPLACVLRGQRLLGIHPGNSILVVGSGISGILHINLARALGAGRIIATDISEFRLESARGFGANHAVDARDFSPEYLRDINDGRLADVVIICTGAKSAIEQGLQSAERGGRVLFFAATDKGVTIPISFNDFLFRNEVSLMSSYAGDRADHITALELIRSKRVNVRDMITHRFALGDTVKGFAHVMDGKDSIKVIIEPQK